The following coding sequences are from one Comamonas koreensis window:
- a CDS encoding ABC transporter ATP-binding protein yields the protein MKEQTPTPTTDGAAAPRLQLIGITKRYPAVVANNKVALTVRAGEIHAVLGENGAGKSTLMKIIYGSVKPDEGQILVDGQPVQIRNPQEARQLGISMVFQHFSLFDTLTVAENVWLGQNKRMSLAEVTARITEVASEYGLDIDPQRPVHSLSVGEMQRVEIIRGLLTRPRVLILDEPTSVLTPQAVEKLFVVLRKLAAEGCSILYISHKLHEIRALCTACTVLRGGEVTGECDPREQSNASLSRMMIGAEPPMLKLRPSQAGATVLSVQQLRLAKQDPFGVDLDGISLQVRAGEVVGIAGVSGNGQKELLYALSGEDMRAEPQAVLMDATPMGRMGPGQRRALGLHFVPEERLGRGAVPSMSLAHNLVLTRNEMLGAGGWLRMGQLDQMARGIIARFGVKAGGPQASAQSLSGGNLQKFIVGREIDAQPRLLIVSQPTWGVDVGAAAQIRGEILALRDAGCAVLVLSEELEELFEISDRLHVIAKGRLSPSVARADASVQLIGEWMSGLWEGRNAAPAAAAAALAEEGRHA from the coding sequence ATGAAAGAACAGACCCCGACACCGACGACCGATGGCGCGGCCGCGCCCCGGTTACAGCTGATCGGCATCACCAAGCGCTACCCAGCGGTTGTAGCCAATAACAAAGTAGCGTTGACTGTACGCGCCGGGGAAATCCACGCCGTGCTGGGCGAGAACGGCGCGGGCAAGTCCACGTTGATGAAGATCATCTACGGCTCGGTCAAACCCGATGAGGGACAGATCCTGGTCGACGGCCAGCCAGTGCAGATCCGCAACCCCCAGGAGGCACGCCAGCTGGGCATCAGCATGGTGTTCCAGCATTTCAGCCTGTTTGACACCTTGACGGTGGCCGAGAACGTCTGGCTGGGTCAGAACAAGCGGATGTCGCTCGCGGAAGTGACCGCCCGCATCACCGAGGTGGCCAGCGAGTATGGCCTGGACATCGATCCGCAGCGGCCGGTGCACAGCCTGTCGGTGGGCGAGATGCAGCGGGTGGAGATCATCCGCGGCCTGCTCACCCGCCCCCGCGTGCTGATCCTCGATGAGCCGACCTCGGTGCTCACGCCCCAGGCGGTGGAAAAGCTGTTTGTCGTGCTGCGCAAGCTGGCCGCCGAGGGCTGCAGCATTCTCTATATCAGCCACAAGCTCCATGAAATCCGCGCGCTGTGCACCGCCTGTACGGTGCTGCGTGGTGGCGAGGTGACCGGCGAGTGCGACCCGCGTGAGCAAAGCAATGCCTCTCTGTCGCGCATGATGATTGGCGCCGAGCCGCCGATGCTCAAGCTGCGCCCCAGCCAGGCAGGGGCCACGGTGCTGAGCGTGCAGCAGCTGCGCCTGGCCAAGCAGGACCCGTTTGGTGTGGACCTGGATGGCATTTCGCTGCAGGTGCGGGCCGGCGAGGTGGTGGGGATTGCCGGTGTCTCGGGCAATGGCCAAAAGGAGCTGCTCTATGCGCTCTCGGGCGAAGACATGCGCGCCGAGCCGCAGGCCGTGCTGATGGATGCCACGCCGATGGGGCGCATGGGCCCGGGCCAGCGCCGCGCGCTGGGCCTGCATTTTGTGCCCGAGGAACGCCTGGGCCGGGGCGCCGTGCCCAGCATGAGCCTGGCGCACAACCTGGTGCTGACGCGCAATGAGATGCTGGGCGCCGGCGGCTGGCTGCGCATGGGCCAGCTCGACCAGATGGCGCGGGGCATCATCGCGCGCTTTGGTGTCAAAGCTGGTGGCCCGCAGGCGAGTGCGCAGTCGCTCTCGGGCGGCAACCTGCAAAAGTTCATCGTGGGCCGGGAAATCGATGCCCAGCCCCGCCTGCTGATCGTCTCGCAGCCCACCTGGGGGGTGGATGTGGGCGCGGCAGCGCAGATCCGCGGCGAGATCCTGGCGCTACGCGATGCGGGCTGCGCCGTGCTGGTGCTCAGTGAGGAGTTGGAAGAATTGTTTGAAATCAGTGATCGCCTGCATGTGATTGCCAAGGGCCGCCTGTCGCCATCGGTGGCGCGGGCCGATGCCTCGGTGCAGTTGATCGGCGAATGGATGAGTGGCCTCTGGGAAGGCCGCAATGCCGCCCCGGCTGCCGCTGCTGCCGCTCTCGCCGAGGAGGGCCGCCATGCTTAA
- a CDS encoding ABC transporter permease, with protein MLKLEQRPQASRFWTFGSPVLALLITVLIGVGLFVLLGKDPVKGLQAFFWEPIKSGYALGELTMKATPLLLIALGLAVCFRSNVWNIGAEGQFVIGAVAAGGMALLADKNTGPWIVPVILLAGMLGGMVWAGIVAWLRDRFNANEILVSLMLVYVATLVLGYLVYGPWKDPMGYNFPQTKSFEKITQIPKLVQGMRMNIGVLIALAGAALLWVYLFRTRAGLAQQVGGLAPSAARYAGFSSRKALWTALMISGATAGLAGALEVAGPLGQLTPYVPAGYGFAAIIVAFVGRLHPVGMVFSAILMSMFYIGGELAQSRLGLPKALTGVFQGLLLFTLLACDTLVVYRLRWVASRAAVKGGL; from the coding sequence ATGCTTAAGCTAGAGCAACGCCCCCAGGCCTCGCGCTTTTGGACTTTTGGCTCGCCGGTGCTGGCCTTGCTGATCACCGTGCTGATCGGCGTGGGCCTGTTTGTGCTGCTGGGCAAGGACCCGGTCAAGGGCCTGCAGGCCTTTTTCTGGGAGCCGATCAAGTCTGGCTACGCGCTGGGCGAGCTGACGATGAAGGCCACGCCGCTGCTGCTGATTGCACTGGGCCTGGCCGTCTGCTTTCGCTCCAATGTCTGGAACATTGGTGCCGAGGGCCAGTTTGTCATTGGCGCCGTGGCCGCGGGCGGTATGGCCTTGCTGGCTGACAAGAACACCGGGCCCTGGATCGTGCCCGTCATCCTGCTGGCTGGCATGCTCGGCGGCATGGTCTGGGCCGGCATCGTGGCCTGGCTGCGCGACCGCTTCAATGCCAACGAGATCCTCGTCAGCCTGATGCTGGTCTATGTCGCCACGCTGGTGCTGGGCTACCTGGTCTACGGGCCCTGGAAAGACCCGATGGGCTACAACTTTCCGCAGACCAAGAGCTTCGAGAAAATCACGCAAATCCCCAAACTGGTGCAAGGCATGCGCATGAACATCGGCGTGCTGATTGCGCTGGCCGGTGCTGCGCTGCTGTGGGTCTACCTGTTCCGCACCCGCGCCGGGCTGGCCCAGCAGGTGGGGGGCCTGGCGCCCTCGGCGGCCCGCTATGCCGGCTTTTCGTCGCGCAAGGCCTTGTGGACGGCGCTGATGATCTCGGGCGCCACTGCCGGCCTGGCCGGCGCACTGGAAGTGGCCGGCCCCCTGGGCCAGCTCACCCCCTATGTGCCCGCCGGCTATGGCTTTGCGGCCATCATCGTCGCCTTTGTCGGTCGCCTGCACCCGGTGGGCATGGTTTTCTCCGCGATTCTTATGAGCATGTTCTATATCGGCGGAGAGCTGGCGCAGTCGCGCCTGGGCCTGCCCAAGGCCCTGACCGGCGTCTTCCAGGGGCTGCTGCTGTTCACCTTGCTGGCTTGCGACACCTTGGTGGTCTACCGCCTGCGTTGGGTGGCATCGCGCGCCGCAGTGAAAGGAGGCCTGTGA
- a CDS encoding ABC transporter permease: MESYALLLGATLSAGTVLALAALGLLINEKAGIVNLGAEGMMLCAAIAGFATVVHTGSTWLGFGAGMLAGAVLAAIFGVLVIWLNTNQYATGLALSLFGAGFSAFVGLSYVQAKLPSLPKYAIPGLADIPLLGPALFSLHPLVYGAMALVLVMMWFLYRTRAGLVLRAVGESPTSAHALGYPVRRIRLMAVVFGGAMCGLAGAYISTVYTPLWVEGMVSGRGWIALALTTFATWRPARVLLGAYLFGGVTMLQFHLQASGVQLASQLLSMLPYLATIVVLVLISRNPTWIRANMPASLGKPFYPGS, from the coding sequence ATGGAATCCTATGCACTGCTGTTGGGCGCCACGCTGAGCGCTGGCACCGTGTTGGCGCTCGCCGCACTGGGCCTGCTGATCAACGAGAAGGCCGGCATCGTCAACCTGGGCGCCGAGGGCATGATGCTGTGCGCAGCGATTGCCGGTTTTGCCACCGTCGTCCACACCGGCAGCACCTGGCTGGGCTTTGGCGCGGGCATGCTCGCTGGCGCCGTGTTGGCCGCCATCTTTGGCGTGCTGGTGATCTGGCTCAACACCAACCAGTACGCCACGGGCCTGGCACTGTCGCTGTTTGGCGCCGGTTTCTCGGCTTTTGTCGGCCTGTCCTACGTGCAGGCCAAGCTGCCCAGCCTGCCCAAGTACGCGATTCCGGGCCTGGCCGATATCCCGCTCTTGGGCCCGGCGCTCTTTAGCTTGCACCCGCTGGTATATGGCGCCATGGCGCTGGTGCTGGTGATGATGTGGTTCCTCTACCGCACGCGCGCAGGCCTCGTGCTGCGTGCCGTCGGTGAATCGCCCACATCTGCCCATGCGCTGGGCTACCCGGTGCGCCGCATCCGCCTGATGGCGGTGGTGTTCGGTGGCGCGATGTGTGGCCTGGCCGGTGCCTATATCTCGACCGTCTATACGCCGCTGTGGGTGGAGGGCATGGTCTCGGGCCGGGGCTGGATTGCGCTGGCGCTGACCACCTTTGCCACCTGGCGCCCCGCGCGGGTGCTGCTGGGCGCCTACCTGTTTGGCGGTGTGACCATGCTGCAGTTCCACCTGCAGGCCAGCGGCGTGCAGCTGGCCAGCCAGCTGCTGTCGATGCTGCCTTACCTGGCCACCATCGTGGTGCTGGTGCTGATCTCGCGCAATCCAACCTGGATTCGCGCCAATATGCCGGCCTCGTTGGGCAAGCCTTTCTATCCCGGGTCATAA
- a CDS encoding BMP family ABC transporter substrate-binding protein translates to MQTMRKRSVIKLIGLSALSLATLAACGKKEEPAAPAAPAPAAAAPAADKLKVSFMYVSPIGDGGWTFQHELARKAIAQKFGDKIETSMVESVPESADAERVLRDMAGQGNKLIFATSFGYQEFVQKAAADLKDVKFEHATGYKQADNVAVYDTKTFEGAYLAGIVAGSMTKTKTVGVVASVPIPEVVRNINSFVLGAQSVDPSIQAKVVWVNEWFAPPKESEAATSLINGGVDVMYQNTNSPAVLKTAEERGVYAFGKDGDMSAFAPKAHLGSAVIDWTPYYSKVVEDTLAGQWQSGNFWWGVKEGAMDLVKIADQVPQDAKDKVEKAKQGMKDGSFAVWTGPIVDNKGQEVLASGTVGDDAFLRGINFYVKGIEGAVPGAK, encoded by the coding sequence ATGCAAACCATGCGCAAGCGCTCCGTGATCAAGTTGATCGGCCTGTCGGCCCTGTCGTTGGCGACCCTGGCCGCCTGCGGCAAGAAGGAAGAGCCCGCCGCCCCGGCAGCTCCTGCGCCGGCTGCCGCCGCCCCTGCTGCCGACAAGCTCAAGGTCAGCTTCATGTATGTGAGCCCGATTGGTGACGGCGGCTGGACCTTCCAGCACGAGCTGGCACGCAAAGCGATTGCACAGAAGTTTGGCGACAAGATCGAGACCTCGATGGTCGAGAGCGTGCCCGAGTCGGCCGATGCCGAGCGCGTGCTGCGCGACATGGCAGGCCAGGGCAACAAGCTCATTTTTGCGACCAGCTTTGGCTACCAGGAATTTGTGCAAAAGGCCGCTGCCGACCTCAAGGATGTGAAGTTCGAGCACGCCACCGGCTACAAGCAGGCCGACAACGTGGCGGTCTACGACACCAAGACCTTTGAAGGCGCCTACCTCGCCGGTATCGTGGCCGGCTCGATGACCAAGACCAAGACCGTCGGTGTGGTCGCCTCGGTGCCGATTCCGGAAGTGGTGCGCAACATCAACAGCTTTGTGCTGGGCGCGCAAAGTGTGGACCCCAGCATCCAGGCCAAGGTGGTCTGGGTGAACGAATGGTTTGCACCGCCCAAGGAGTCGGAAGCGGCCACCAGCCTGATCAACGGCGGCGTGGATGTGATGTACCAGAACACCAACTCGCCCGCCGTCCTCAAGACCGCCGAAGAGCGCGGCGTCTACGCCTTTGGCAAGGACGGCGACATGAGCGCTTTTGCACCCAAGGCCCACCTGGGCTCGGCCGTGATCGACTGGACGCCTTACTACAGCAAGGTGGTCGAAGACACCTTGGCCGGCCAATGGCAGTCGGGCAACTTCTGGTGGGGTGTGAAGGAAGGTGCGATGGACCTGGTCAAGATTGCCGACCAGGTGCCCCAGGACGCCAAGGACAAGGTCGAAAAGGCCAAGCAAGGCATGAAGGACGGCAGCTTCGCCGTCTGGACCGGCCCGATCGTGGACAACAAGGGCCAGGAAGTGCTGGCCAGCGGCACGGTGGGCGATGATGCCTTCCTGCGCGGCATCAACTTCTATGTCAAGGGCATCGAAGGCGCAGTGCCCGGCGCCAAGTAA
- a CDS encoding BMP family ABC transporter substrate-binding protein, with amino-acid sequence MTDFRKRSLIKVAALSALAAAAVVGCSKKEEAPAPAPAAAPAAAAPAADPLKIAFAYVGPVGDGGWTFAHDQARKALEKEFGDKIQTSFVESVPEGADAERVLRDMATQGNKLVFGTTFGYMDVIQKLAPEFADVKWEHATGYKVAGNVSTYDSRTYEGAYLAGIIAGSMTKSNTLGVVGSVPIPEVIRNINSFTLGAQSVNPKISTKVVWVNEWFSPPKETEAATSLINGGADILFQNTDSPAVLKTAEEKGKRAFGWDSDMTAYGPKAHLGSAIINWAPYYIDTTRSALEGKWTSRQTWWGVKEGTIDLVSMADDVPAETKAKVEEVKKGLKDGTFSIWKGPILGQDGKEILAADKVADDEFLKGISFYIKGVEGQVPGK; translated from the coding sequence ATGACTGATTTCCGTAAGCGTTCGCTGATCAAGGTGGCCGCGCTCTCCGCGCTGGCTGCTGCCGCCGTCGTGGGTTGCAGCAAGAAGGAAGAGGCGCCAGCGCCTGCACCCGCTGCTGCCCCGGCAGCCGCAGCCCCTGCGGCCGATCCGCTGAAGATCGCCTTTGCCTACGTGGGCCCGGTGGGCGACGGCGGCTGGACCTTTGCACATGACCAGGCGCGCAAGGCGCTGGAGAAGGAATTTGGCGACAAGATCCAGACCAGCTTTGTCGAAAGCGTGCCCGAAGGCGCGGACGCCGAGCGCGTGCTGCGTGACATGGCCACCCAGGGCAACAAGCTGGTGTTTGGCACCACCTTTGGCTATATGGACGTGATCCAGAAGCTGGCGCCCGAGTTTGCCGATGTGAAATGGGAACACGCCACCGGCTACAAGGTGGCCGGCAATGTCAGCACCTATGACAGCCGCACCTACGAAGGCGCGTACCTGGCCGGTATCATCGCCGGCTCGATGACCAAGTCCAACACCTTGGGCGTGGTGGGCTCGGTGCCGATCCCCGAGGTGATCCGCAACATCAACAGCTTCACCCTGGGCGCGCAAAGCGTCAACCCCAAGATCAGCACCAAGGTGGTCTGGGTCAATGAATGGTTCAGCCCTCCGAAGGAAACCGAAGCGGCCACCAGCCTGATCAATGGCGGCGCGGACATTCTGTTCCAGAACACCGACTCGCCGGCCGTGCTCAAGACCGCTGAAGAAAAGGGCAAGCGCGCCTTTGGCTGGGATTCGGACATGACCGCCTACGGCCCCAAGGCCCACCTGGGCTCGGCCATCATCAACTGGGCGCCATACTACATCGACACCACCCGCAGCGCGCTGGAAGGCAAGTGGACCAGCCGCCAGACCTGGTGGGGCGTGAAGGAAGGCACCATTGATCTGGTGTCCATGGCTGACGATGTGCCGGCCGAGACCAAGGCCAAGGTCGAAGAAGTCAAGAAGGGCCTCAAGGACGGTACGTTCAGCATCTGGAAGGGCCCCATCCTGGGCCAGGACGGCAAGGAGATCCTGGCAGCCGACAAGGTCGCCGACGACGAGTTCCTCAAGGGCATCAGCTTCTACATCAAGGGCGTGGAAGGCCAGGTTCCTGGCAAGTGA
- a CDS encoding aromatic ring-hydroxylating oxygenase subunit alpha, whose protein sequence is MIEAQQWHPVALSDVVVDAPLPVRLLDQELVLWRDALGQVQAFVDRCPHRGARLSLGRVQDGQLECPYHGWQFASGGQCVKVPAVPAFVPPAKHCVASYGVQEAHGLVWVQLAPAAEGQPATPLPVFEAEADARLRKLNCGPYDVEASAPRIIENFLDMSHFGFVHEGWLGSRDATEMSHYEVEATERGVKATGCKAIQPQSNLHSTKPAEVDYSYEVTAPYTALLTKVPESGSSKQGWREAIGLFVCPVTPERSRVWFRLAVADFDSSDEQLQQFQHTIFTQDQPVLESQMPKPLPLDAKAELNSPADRMSVAYRRYLKASGVTFGVC, encoded by the coding sequence ATGATCGAAGCCCAACAATGGCACCCGGTTGCCTTGTCTGATGTGGTGGTGGATGCCCCGCTGCCGGTGCGCCTGCTGGACCAGGAGCTGGTGCTGTGGCGCGATGCGCTAGGCCAGGTGCAGGCCTTTGTCGACCGCTGCCCGCACCGTGGCGCCCGCCTGTCGCTGGGCCGCGTGCAGGATGGCCAGCTGGAGTGCCCCTACCACGGCTGGCAGTTTGCCAGCGGCGGCCAGTGTGTGAAGGTGCCAGCGGTGCCCGCCTTTGTGCCGCCCGCCAAGCACTGTGTTGCGTCCTATGGCGTGCAGGAGGCCCATGGCCTGGTGTGGGTGCAGCTGGCGCCGGCGGCCGAGGGCCAGCCCGCCACGCCGCTGCCGGTGTTCGAGGCCGAGGCCGATGCGCGCCTGCGCAAGCTCAACTGCGGCCCTTATGATGTGGAGGCCAGCGCCCCGCGCATCATCGAGAACTTTCTCGATATGTCGCACTTTGGCTTTGTGCACGAGGGCTGGCTGGGCAGCCGCGATGCAACCGAGATGTCCCACTACGAGGTCGAAGCCACCGAGCGGGGCGTGAAGGCCACCGGCTGCAAGGCGATCCAGCCCCAGTCGAACCTGCACTCCACCAAGCCGGCTGAAGTGGACTACAGCTACGAGGTGACCGCCCCCTACACCGCCTTGCTGACCAAGGTGCCCGAGAGCGGATCGAGCAAGCAGGGCTGGCGCGAGGCGATTGGCCTATTTGTCTGCCCGGTCACGCCTGAGCGCAGCCGCGTCTGGTTCCGCCTGGCCGTGGCGGATTTCGACAGCTCGGACGAGCAGCTGCAGCAGTTTCAGCATACGATCTTTACCCAGGATCAGCCCGTGCTGGAGTCGCAGATGCCCAAGCCGCTGCCGCTCGATGCCAAGGCAGAGCTGAACTCACCGGCCGACCGCATGTCGGTGGCCTACCGCCGCTACCTCAAGGCCAGTGGCGTCACTTTTGGAGTGTGTTGA
- a CDS encoding adenosine deaminase, whose amino-acid sequence MYTVPQIEAARLPGLLRAMPKAELHMHIEGSLEPELIFALAQRNGVVLPYADVESLRAAYAFTNLQSFLDIYYAGASVLLTEQDFYDMAMAYLERAVADNVVHTEIFFDPQTHTARGVAMASVIQGLHKACVDAEKRWGISAQLILNFLRHLSEEEALQTLGEALPYRAYFSGVGLDSSEVGNPPEKFARVFTRCKDLGLRRVAHAGEEGPPAYIWGALDVLHAERVDHGVQAVHDAALMQRLKDERIPLTVCPLSNQKLQVFPDLADHNMPQLLAAGLVATVNSDDPAYFGGYINENFVQLFAATGMGSDEAYQLAANSFEASFVPQTRKQAWLGQLQMAFAEAAR is encoded by the coding sequence ATGTACACCGTCCCCCAGATCGAAGCGGCCCGCCTGCCGGGCCTGCTGCGTGCCATGCCCAAGGCCGAGCTGCATATGCACATCGAAGGCTCGCTCGAGCCCGAGCTGATCTTTGCGCTGGCCCAGCGCAATGGCGTGGTCTTGCCCTATGCCGATGTCGAGAGCCTGCGCGCCGCTTACGCCTTTACCAACCTGCAGAGCTTTCTCGATATCTACTACGCAGGCGCCAGTGTCTTGCTGACCGAGCAGGACTTCTACGACATGGCCATGGCCTACCTGGAGCGCGCCGTGGCCGACAATGTCGTGCACACCGAGATCTTCTTTGACCCGCAAACGCACACCGCCCGTGGCGTGGCGATGGCGAGCGTCATCCAGGGCCTGCACAAGGCCTGCGTGGATGCGGAAAAGCGCTGGGGCATCAGCGCGCAGTTGATTCTGAATTTTCTGCGCCACCTGAGCGAAGAAGAAGCGCTGCAGACCCTGGGTGAGGCCTTGCCTTACCGCGCCTATTTCAGCGGGGTGGGTCTGGACAGCAGCGAGGTCGGCAACCCACCGGAGAAATTTGCCCGCGTGTTTACGCGCTGCAAGGATCTGGGCCTGCGCCGCGTGGCCCATGCCGGCGAGGAAGGGCCACCGGCCTACATCTGGGGCGCGCTGGATGTGCTGCATGCCGAGCGCGTGGACCATGGCGTGCAAGCGGTGCACGATGCCGCGCTGATGCAGCGGCTCAAGGACGAACGCATTCCCCTGACCGTCTGCCCGCTGTCCAACCAGAAGCTGCAGGTGTTCCCCGACCTGGCCGACCACAATATGCCGCAGCTGCTGGCTGCGGGCCTGGTGGCCACGGTCAACTCGGACGACCCGGCCTATTTTGGCGGCTATATCAACGAGAACTTTGTACAGCTGTTTGCAGCCACCGGCATGGGCTCGGACGAGGCCTACCAACTGGCGGCCAACAGCTTTGAAGCCAGCTTTGTGCCGCAGACGCGCAAGCAGGCCTGGCTGGGCCAGCTGCAGATGGCCTTTGCCGAGGCAGCCCGTTGA
- a CDS encoding HIT family protein, which yields MPHFVDPSPAGVCIFCRLVQGEIPSAKVYEDALTIAFMDLGQVNPGHVLVATKRHAANIFEITDEESAAVMQTARKVALAAKIAFEPAGLTLLQANGVEGGQTVAHFHLHVVPRHADDGVSFSWPRKEPGGAVLEGYALQLRNAMLSESVPAAAAA from the coding sequence ATGCCGCATTTTGTTGATCCGTCCCCTGCCGGTGTCTGCATTTTCTGCCGACTGGTGCAAGGAGAAATCCCTTCGGCCAAGGTGTATGAAGATGCGCTGACGATCGCCTTCATGGACCTGGGCCAGGTCAACCCCGGCCATGTGCTGGTCGCAACCAAGCGCCACGCAGCCAATATTTTCGAGATCACCGACGAAGAATCGGCTGCGGTGATGCAGACGGCGCGCAAGGTGGCACTGGCCGCCAAGATCGCTTTCGAGCCCGCAGGCCTCACGTTGCTGCAGGCCAATGGCGTCGAAGGCGGTCAGACCGTCGCGCACTTCCACCTGCATGTCGTGCCGCGCCATGCCGACGACGGCGTGAGCTTCAGCTGGCCGCGCAAGGAGCCTGGCGGCGCGGTGCTCGAAGGCTATGCGCTGCAGCTGCGCAATGCCATGCTGTCGGAGTCGGTGCCCGCAGCAGCCGCCGCTTAA
- the guaD gene encoding guanine deaminase, protein MHIYRSALLRFADDGQALYEEDGLLAVAPGPDGRERVLAAGSWQALSAQLLAQAGADAVVEQLPGRIIAPGFVDMHIHYPQTDVIGSPASGLLPWLNDYTFPHESRFVDAAYAAEVAQFFVDELLRNGVTTALTFATSHPASADALFAQAHKRQMRLITGKVLQDRHSPDGVRDETEQSLVDTEALIRRWHGVDRLGYAITPRFAPTSSEAQLRGAGELAARYSDVWIQSHVAENLDEIAWVRELFPDSRSYLQVYADRGLMRERAVYAHCIHLDARDRALMHETRTAAAVSPTSNLFLASGFFDYAQADAAQMLYGLASDVGGGTSFSPFRTMLAAYFVGREGRDKQGLSLAPSHLWWQHTAGAAQALGLAGVVGNLQPGCEADFVVLNPQATPLIARKTAQARNLEELLFSLIVLGDDRLIERSRIAQKQG, encoded by the coding sequence ATGCATATTTACCGATCCGCCCTGTTGCGCTTTGCCGATGACGGCCAGGCGCTGTATGAAGAAGATGGCCTGCTGGCCGTGGCCCCGGGCCCCGATGGCCGCGAGCGTGTGCTGGCCGCAGGCAGTTGGCAGGCGCTGTCGGCCCAGCTGCTGGCCCAGGCGGGGGCCGATGCCGTGGTCGAGCAACTGCCCGGCCGCATCATCGCGCCGGGTTTTGTCGACATGCACATCCACTACCCGCAGACCGATGTGATCGGCTCGCCCGCCAGCGGCCTCCTGCCCTGGCTCAATGACTACACCTTTCCCCATGAGTCGCGCTTTGTCGATGCCGCCTACGCGGCAGAAGTGGCGCAATTCTTTGTCGATGAGCTGCTGCGCAATGGCGTGACCACGGCGTTGACCTTTGCAACCTCGCACCCGGCATCGGCCGATGCGCTGTTTGCCCAGGCGCACAAGCGCCAGATGCGGCTGATCACCGGCAAGGTGCTGCAGGACCGCCATTCGCCCGACGGCGTGCGCGATGAGACCGAGCAAAGCCTGGTCGACACCGAAGCGCTGATCCGCCGCTGGCATGGCGTGGACCGCCTGGGATACGCGATCACTCCGCGCTTTGCGCCCACCAGCAGCGAGGCCCAACTGCGCGGCGCCGGCGAGCTGGCAGCGCGCTACAGCGATGTCTGGATCCAGTCGCATGTGGCTGAAAACCTCGACGAGATTGCCTGGGTGCGCGAGCTGTTTCCGGACAGCCGCAGCTACCTGCAGGTCTATGCCGACCGGGGGCTGATGCGTGAGCGTGCCGTCTATGCCCATTGCATCCACCTCGATGCACGTGACCGCGCGCTGATGCACGAAACCCGCACCGCCGCAGCGGTGAGCCCTACCAGCAACCTTTTTTTGGCCAGCGGCTTTTTTGACTATGCCCAGGCCGACGCCGCGCAGATGTTGTACGGCCTGGCCAGCGATGTGGGCGGCGGCACGAGTTTTAGCCCGTTTCGCACCATGCTGGCGGCCTACTTTGTCGGTCGCGAGGGGCGCGACAAGCAGGGCCTGTCGCTCGCGCCCAGCCATCTGTGGTGGCAGCACACGGCCGGTGCGGCGCAGGCGCTGGGCCTGGCCGGGGTGGTCGGCAACCTGCAGCCGGGTTGCGAAGCCGACTTTGTCGTGCTCAACCCGCAGGCCACGCCGCTGATCGCCCGCAAGACGGCGCAGGCCCGCAATCTGGAGGAGCTGCTGTTCAGCCTCATCGTGCTGGGCGATGACCGCCTGATCGAGCGCAGCCGGATTGCGCAGAAGCAGGGCTGA
- the dcd gene encoding dCTP deaminase: MSIQSDKWIRRMAEQHGMIEPFEPGQVRQVDGKKIISYGTSSYGYDIRCAREFKVFTNIHSTVVDPKNFDEKSFVDFEGDYCIIPPNSFALARTVEYFRIPRDVLTVCLGKSTYARCGIIVNVTPFEPEWEGYVTLEFSNTTPLPAKIYAGEGCAQVLFLRGDEPCEVSYKDRNGKYQGQHGVTLPKA; the protein is encoded by the coding sequence ATGAGCATTCAAAGCGACAAGTGGATTCGCCGCATGGCGGAACAGCACGGCATGATCGAGCCCTTCGAGCCCGGTCAGGTGCGCCAGGTGGATGGCAAGAAAATCATCAGCTACGGCACCTCCAGCTATGGCTACGACATCCGCTGCGCCCGCGAATTCAAGGTGTTCACCAACATCCACAGCACCGTGGTCGATCCCAAGAACTTCGATGAAAAAAGCTTTGTCGATTTTGAAGGCGACTACTGCATCATTCCGCCCAACAGCTTTGCGCTGGCCCGCACCGTCGAGTACTTCCGCATTCCGCGCGATGTGCTGACCGTCTGCCTGGGCAAGAGTACCTATGCGCGCTGCGGCATCATCGTCAATGTGACGCCGTTCGAGCCCGAGTGGGAAGGCTATGTAACCCTCGAGTTCTCCAACACCACGCCGCTGCCGGCCAAAATCTATGCGGGCGAGGGCTGCGCGCAGGTGCTGTTCCTGCGCGGTGATGAGCCCTGCGAGGTGAGCTACAAGGACCGCAACGGCAAGTACCAGGGCCAGCATGGCGTCACCTTGCCAAAGGCCTGA